tatatgtgagaAGTTTGAGAACTCACTAGCGTTATATTCTACAGGTGCAGAATCTGTAATCCTTGATGCCACGTTGTGTCATAGCCTTACCTTAGCTATGTCCTCTTTGAAGctgcactatatatatatatatatatatatatatatatatatatatatatatatatatatatatatatatttgaacAGACTttagttttatatatataaaactaaAGTCTGTTCAAATAAGAGGAATATAATCAACTAGGTTACCTTAATAAATAACAAAGCCTAGGCAAGGGTGAAATTACCAAACTTCCTGTGTAAGAGCACTTGGCTAAATGTAAGCATAATGACAGCCCCAGGTTCAAAAGTGAGGGTAGTCCAAATGAAAGACATTTAAATTTCAGTTGTAGGCCTACCCTGTAAAACCAGATGACACAAATACACTTCGATTGTAAAATCCTTACTGTAATATGTAACATGAGGACCATTTGCTGTGAGGATCCATGCCTTGGGTTTTGTTGGTGGAAAACTGGTGGCAACCCAACACAGTCTAGCCAATAAATAGCCTAGGTCTACTCATGTAGATAGATTTGAATGGTCTGTTACTATTGTTGTGTCAGTATGATCCTTATTTTCAAATACCTTGTCAAATGGATCATAACATGCATGCCATTATATGAATCTAGTTTGATAGTAAAATGAAATTGATCCTGTTTCAGAGCTAAAATCTTTGCACAACCAGCAACTTCTCATGCTTAAATATTGCTAGGAACATTGTTCACAGTTTCTTCTAATCAAAGTTTGGTCCTCTAATATGCTAAGCTTTCAATGAGTGCATGCATGGCTAGCAATGTGAGGATAATGTGTGAAGACAAGAACATTTGAGATATGAGGAATGTCACAAAAGGTATCCTCATCTGTACAAATCTTGAGAGTTTCCATAAATGATGAACATGAAAGAATTTGATACGGTTTTACTAAAACATATGACTGGATACAATAACAAGAACTTTGAGGCACAGCATTTTTGTCATATTTTTAAATCATTTATTGAATCTTTGCCTTGTATAGTACATCAAGGTTTACTGGATGTTGTTCCAATTCACCCTTCTGGTAATATACTGCTactaaaaaaaacagaacaagaTTGCAATAGACTGCAGTCAGTAGTTTTTTCCTAACCTTTCAATGTGTCAGCACCATGACATCAAAGTGCACAGTCTGAGACAATTCATTGCAACTGAGTGCCGCTGACAAAGACAAGACTATTTTTTCTCTTGCAACCCACCCACAACCAGAAAAGAGCAATAATCACCTTAGCTATGTCCTCTTTGAAGCTGCACTACTGCACTGAACTGACACTTTTATGGGGAATGTGCCTGGTTGTTACATGATGTTGCACTCCACATGTTCACTGTTGCCACCCACATTTACAATATACTGAATCTCACCAAAGGTATTTATGATTGATGTATGATTGTCTCCATTTGGACCAGAAACATACAGTCAATGCTTTTAAATCAAAATCTATTTTAGTAATAGCTCTCTCAGGATGTCTGATAGCAATCAGCTTAATCATCACTTCCAGCAATAACAAAACAATTGCCTTAACATAAAAACTAGGCTATATAGTTATGTATTTCATCTGGTCTTAGACTGGCAACTCCCAGGTCCAGAGATGAACATTTCAGTAAAATCTACACCGCGGGTTTCAGCATAGTGATACATGACACATTAATTGTACATCAAAATTATAAAAAGggtaaataaaaacattcaagACATTATAAGAAAATTAATAATTCatgaaattataaaaaaaaaggtaggtaaaaatatccaaagaCTGAAAAGATTCCAAACTTTAAGGGAACACCAGCCACAATATAGCACAGTTGAACAGACAATGACAAATGTTTTCAGGTGATGTACCACGTAATTCTCATGCACATTACTGTTGGTTCCATTTATGtacacacagactacacaccACTTGATGAGAAAACATTCACTACAGGACATTAGGAGCTCACAGCTAAAGCAAAGAGTTTCTGGCGCTCCTTAAAGGACAGCTTCTCAGGTGCCTTCACTTGATCGAAGTCTCCTCTGTAGCaaaccaacaaaaacatttacatGAATATAATGTATCTTTGTAGCatgtataaacatttatgtaTTATGCCTCTAGTCCAGGGGTCCTCAAATAGTTTGGCACAAGGGCCAAATGTCAAGCATGCCAAACCAAAGGGCCAAAGCATCCAAGATTAAACACGCATACACCCgcaaacatttaaaaattgATTCTCTCTATTAACACACTGCCATTCTTGTCCGTGCATGCCAAACACAGACGTCGGCTCATTTGGTTCTTGCGACCCGGGGAACCCTGTTCTAGTCTGTGATTTTTTTCTATTAATTCTAATTAATTGTTGAATATTGCACTTCACAAACAAATGAGCTTACCCCTGGTGATTTCCATTCATTGCATTGTAATTTGAGCCAGACTCCACAATACTTCCTGTTGTGCCTTGAGAATTACATGAAGTAGAATGACACTGTTGTTCAAGAATACACCACACAACTGTCAATAATTATTAACTTCAAATGCTGCTACACCTCAGTTGTTTCAGTACTTTGCTTTCTCACCTTTGATCTCTCCTTTAAGCTGGCTCTTGACCTCCGCTTTGTCTTCATGACCTTTACTCTGCAGCTGGTTGATGCTGTGTTCCATTGGCTGTGTCTGAGAGATGGATTCATGGGATGGATATATTGATCTATTATTGAAGTATTTCATAACACAATGATAAAATAGTAGTAGCACTACAGACCCCGATCAATCTGTCTCTCTGAATTCTGACATTCCTACTCTTTTCGACGCATTCTTGTATTTTCCTGGTCAGTGTCACTCACCTCCACCACcgtcctcccctcctcctgccGCCGCTCGTGCTCCCTGATGTCCACGTCCCCGTCCTCGTCGCTCTCGCTCTGCTGGAACTCCTGCAGCCGCTTCTGGAACTGCCACTCGAGCGAGAGCCTGCGCAGGCGCTCGCTCTCCTCCAGGGTGCGCTGCACCTTGCCCTGCAGCTGTTGCACCTCCTGCTCCAGCTGGTCCACGGCCTGGTGGCGGTACTGCTTTTGCAGACGCTCCCGCTCCTCCCTGCGCCACGGGTCCAGCCAGAGGCCACTTCCGGCAGGCGACTCAGCGGTCAGACCCGTAGGCTGCTGCGCATGCCTACTAGCAGGGGTGGAGCTGAGACAATGTGAGGAAGTGAGGGCTTGGCTTGGGGACTCTTTTGGGGCTGGTGGCGTGGAGGCTGGCCTGAGGGTTGAGGTCTGGGGTCTGACGGAGAGCCTCTGCTGTTGCgcggagagagaagagaggcgaGGGCGAGGCAGCGTGGAGCAGGACGGAACCAGACCGGGGTGGTGTTGGCCCTGACGGTCCTGAAGCAGAGCAGCATGCGGTGGGGCTCTGATCAGAGCATGAGAGCCACTGTGGCTTTGGTTTCCTGCTGGAGAAGCCGCTGGCGGTCGGAAGGTCACAAAGGAGAGTCCGTGTGACGGTGAGGCTGGGACGTCAATTCGTGTGGGCTGGGATGTCTTCATGAGAATGCCCGTTTTTGAGGCCCTCCACTGGTCTTGGTGGCTGAATCTGGTCAGTGTGCTGAAGTTTGATTGCACAGGGATGGCGATGGATTGGCTTGTGGTCTGTTGTTTGGCAAGATCATACTGGCTTTTCCAGATCTGTGATCTGTCTAGAACGGACGGAGATCGTCTCTCCTCACATAAGTTCTCCTGTGACCGAGCGTATCTCTGCAGacaaacaatgaaaaaaagTCCTTACTACAATTCACATACTAATATTAACACATTATCTATACTCTTTgcattctattattattattatttcatatcAGCCATCATGATGTGGTCCTGTTTCATGGTAGCATCAAATGTACAACATAATCTGAAGGTAGAAAGACAGTGAACCAATAACAGTGTTGCCAGATAGCCTGGCACCGTTTCTCTACGTTGGAGGATTTTGGGGTGTAGCTGTGTTCAGTGAATTGGGAAAGTTTGCCGTTGATGTCATAGTGTTTCCCCATTCGAATGCATCATGTGAACGGGTGTTCTCCAAAGTTAATCTCATCAAAACAAAACCACGAAACCGGCTCATTACAAACACTCTAAATGGACTTGTGCACTCTTCAGAGTGTCTTAAGAATGTGGGTAGGTGTCCTGCTTACAAGTGGGTAGGTGTCCTGCTTACAAGCCGATGAACACTCTGTAGCGCTCCATGATGACAACTTATCTGTATCCACTGCTGCTGTGTTGCCAGATCTAATCATCATCTGGCAACACAGCAGCAGTGGATGTGGCTTCTGACTGCGACAGTGACTTGGAGGTGGAGTTTAAACCTTCCTACCAAGGTACGGCCAGTTATTGATCTATTGTGGTTATTTGCAGGTCTAGTCAAAAACTGCTTGTGtagaaaaaataactgcattttGTGCATTTGAcatgtgtaggctatgctaCAATAATTTTGAGCCTTTGGTACGATATTTCGTCATTTccaatctggcaacactgaATGTCACACCCACCATAGTGTTCACCCCAGTAGGTCTGTCTGAAGGCACTGTGCTGAGGGTCTGTTCAGGCTTTTGCTGTCCAGTGCTGTGAGATCTGGGTGTCGGCAGGGTGAGGTAGTCTCTCTGGTGTCCCCACACAGGCTCAGAAGGGCAGGGGGGCAAGCCAGGCTCCTCCTGGGAATCACAAATATAAACATGCCGTGACGCTCACACGAACAGAGGAGTTGAAATACTGTAGAAATACAAACAGACTTGAACATTCACCAGTAAATTGCCTGTGGAAACTGATGTGATCTTATTGGCTGGGGTGACTGGGTCAACTGACATCTCACAAGAATCATTGTGAGGATCTGGAAGATGAGAGAAACATCCATCATTTTTAACTTAAGTACAATTAAGTTTGCTGTAAAGGCAAATCACAGCAGTGTGTTACTATAGACCCCATTCAGTGCAGTTACTGTATATGTGATGGAATCAAGTTACAcaaaaatgtcattgtaatCTAAAAGTGTTTCATGTCATGAGTAATGTGAGGATGCTGGTCCTCTCACAAGCCAAGTTGGGGTTAGAGCGGTACTCCCATCTGTTCCTCAGGAGGACCGTAGCTTTGGGGTCTCCCCTCATCCCCATCAGTTTTTTGCAGGGGCTGATCTGCTCTGTTGTTTCAGCTGGAGACAGCCAAGAACAAAAAACAAGATATGAGCCACTTTCCTGCCTTTTCCTGATGAAGGAATCTGACAGCAGTGCCAATCAACATATGGTATAATAACAGTAGAATAATAATGAAAAGGAAATAATATGAAATAGTTTGGTATCCACGGTAATGTCACAAATTCACAGTCAGATACTATCCACCATCTTTGACTCCATGAAGTTCTATCTCAGCTGATGCTGCCTCACCTCTGGTCGTGACTGTAGGGGGCTCGATTAACATGTCATCCAGTCCATAGAACACTGCTGCCGACTTCACTACCTCCAGGTTCACCACAGAGCTGCTGTGCAACAAAATGTCTGCTGCCCTGAAACAACACAGATCATGATACAAACTGTACAGAACCTGAGATAATGATTGAAACCTATTGATGTCTGTAGCCTGTAGGTATTTTGTTTGTGTCAGTGATGAGACTTAAAATATACACTTGCACTCCTTCCTTACTTCTCCTGGGAGAGGCCCACTAGACTCTGTCCATTCACAGAGAGAAGCTGGTCTCCTGTTGTCAGACGGCCATCCTGTAATCATACAGTGAGCATACAAAACTATGAATCCACATGAATGTTCAGAACAGAATGTTCTATTTGGAAATGTAGCAAGATCCAATAAATCTAATGAGATAATCTTATCAACAAAGTTTGTACATCCACATAAACATTCTTCAACTTTAGGCACTTACCACGTGTGCTGCTCCACCTCTCACAATGGACTTGATAAAAATCCCCAGCTTGTTCTGTCCAGATCCCTATTTCAGAATTATTTAGAAATACATCATTAATGCTGCCAGCTCCAAGCCCTGCCTGTCAGCCCAGGCAGACATCATTAATGTCTCTCTAATCTAAAATACATCTGAATTAATTCTGTTGAGCTCATCCTCACCTTGGCGGCGACTATGCTGAGGCCAAGTCCACGATGCAATGGTTTCTTAAGAGCAATCATCATCACATCAGGTTTCTTAATgggaaaaaatgtattttagttGCTACAGGCTGCACTACTAAGGGTACAATTCAGCAATCCATTTCTGAGGTAACTAACATCAGTGTAAGCATTCAACCATGTGTGCTAACACTAAACTGACCATCAGGTCAGTGCTGTTCGTTTCGTGACACAAGTTTGAGGTGTCAGAGGACACAGAGTCTGTTCGGCTGAAGAAGACAGTCCAAGTGCCAGAAGAGAGGGGTTGAAACATCAGAGAACAGAGGCCTGGAAAATGACAAACAGAGCCCGGGTTACTTTTACTGTATTATAATGGACAAACATACATATTAAAAATCATATATTGAACTTTGAGGTGTTAACCCTTTAAAATCTGTACCAGTAAATAACAGTTGTGTGTGAAGCTAATACATGAAGAAACATTCTCAGACATCCTCTGATATACAGTAATCTAACGAGAGGTTGTGTGGGGTATTTGACCACACCTTTGTGGCAGATGGGCTCCAGAAAGTCCCGGAAACCATGTGGAATGCCCTGCATGCTGTCACAGGTGTAACCGTCCTCGGGCAGGAGGAAAGGCAAGTGGAGATCAACATCCACCTCCAGCCGAAtctcccacccctctctcttcagCACGTTATCTGTTGTGATCTCTGCCATAGAGACCAGGTTATCAATCATACCCTGGGTGGATGTAAGCACAATCAAACTATACATTAGGATCCTTCATTTTTCAAAAGTTTGACACAGTATCAACGATGGCTTAAAGATATACAGTAGTATCAAGCATGTGGCCAACTCACACGTGGTATGGTAGGCATATTGGCAGTCAGTGTGCGTATCTGTAGGGAATTCAGTTTGAAACAGGCCTCGTGGACCCTCTTAGTGTCCTGCATGGTCTGTGCATTCATGCTCAGGAGAGTTATGGCCTgtgtgaaacaaaacaaaactgttattacattttcctttttaattgtatatactgtattttcataAGTGTTTTGCCTTCAGTAATAAGGTCAGAAAGTGAGAGTGGTGCTTGTTTTGACAGTGGTGTGACAGTGAGTAGAGATGGAAAAAATGTTTTACGTGTACTTTTTCACAGAGACCATTTCAGggatccttcacacacacacacacacacacacacacacacacacaaacagagagagagagagagaaacataccTGCATAACAAGACTCAGGTGGCAGTCAGCAGCAAGCTCCAAGCCCTGCCTCTCGGCCCAGGCTGAGACGAGAGCAAGTCGCTGGCGCATCGTGTCCAGCCACAGCGGTGACCTCCGGTGGTGACCCCTCAGCGTCGGCCCTGAGCCCAGCAGCCAGTTCACCAGCCAGCCGCTGATGAAGTGCAGCAGCTGGGAGAAGAGCTGGATGCTGAAGGCTGCGTTCACCCGGCACCTGCGCAACAAGCTCATGGCTCGCACCAGACAGTTCAGCACTCCCTCTGCACACAGATGGAGGATGCAAGACCAGGAACAGACTGGTTATCAGATACGGATGCCATACCACATCAGTGTCATTCATTACTCAACTGGTAACAGGATGGTATGATGCAGTGGCTTTTAATCCCCCTTCATATGGACACTGGGGCTTTATAAAGTAAGCCTTATTGTAACTACCAGTATTTGATTTCAAGATATTTTTTAGAGAGTACAGTTGACTTTAATTGAAGTTCTATATGCCACCTATTGCTGAAGACTTGGTTGTCTGGTCCTTAGCATCAGTCAAGAAAGATGGCATGTGTTTCTCAAGGTCCTTCTGCAGACGCTGGGATAGGTATCTGAAGAGCACAGATTTCACAACCACATACAATTACTCACAATAATATTAGCATCAGTCAACAATGCCAACAATAAAGTTAATTGAATTAACAACAGTATCATATTGGTAACTAATGTGTGACAGCAGATTATTTTACTGCAGAGAGACACCTATGGTGCTGGTAATTGCTAACCATTATACTTATTTTCAAAACAGGTGACAGTGGATGATAAAACAGTTAGGATATAGCTATGATGCAGTAATAAGGCCACAGCAAAGATCAGATGATGATCAAATCAGGGAGGTAATTACGGTCTTCTCTCTTACCTGAAGGAGTGGTGTACTAGCTGAGCCAGAGTTTTCTGAGTTGGCCTGGTAAGAGGGTTCAGGTCTCGGTCCTGCCTCAGGAAGTTCAGCAGCTCGGAAGCGTTGGCCATCCAGAAGGCCAGAGACACAGCAATGGTCCTGTGTTTctgaaggtcagaggtcaggtcAGTGAGTGTGTACCATATGGGATCATCTCACAACATCTCATTTTGTACCCCTACACtcttcaaaaatgtttttgattTCTCATGAGTATAGAATTTAGACTCTAAATGCTAAAGTAAACATTTTGCACAATACAACAGTGTACtatgtgtgaaatgtgaaatataCATTCTGCAGAAATGTAGACCTATCAAATTCATGTGTGGAATATCATGACTAACCTCAATTACAGTATCTATCATGGCCACCATCTTGTTTGTTATGGTGGCAATGTGGTGCATACTGTCATGAGTGCCACCAATCAGAGAGCGAGTGACCAGGTAGAAAGCGTAGGCTGGGGACAGGGGGAAGTGCACAGTGGAGCTGGTGTAGCTCACTATGGCAACCAGGAATGCTTCTTCATCTGAGACACATAAAATAGAGAATGTCATCAGAACAAGAAAGGTGAACACTGACCTGTACATGTCTCTGTACCTGTCTAGTTGCTGAAGGGCAGCTTGCAAGCAGGTGTATGTAATTTGTGTATCATGTGTTTTACTTACGGTTGTCTGCTAACTTAATGCTGACTGGCAGCGTCTGTGTTGATGGGCTGACATGTAGAAAAACAGGACGTTTTTTAAAAAGCTGTACATAATAGTATTCAGTgtcttattcattcattcatttattgaaATTAATTTCATTTGTGAAGAGCTTCATTAGCAGTAATCATTCCTTTTTTGCTATAAAATTGAGATATTATGAAGTTATACATTTCCTGGcaagtatttatttttctacCAATGTAACCTTTCAAAGGTTTCTACACTTAATTgggaaaaagaaaagcaaacaaaacatgaaaaacaaagGTTACAGTCTGCTTTGGCCAAATATGCTCATCAGATCTTTAGCATGTTTTCACTCAATGCTGTATATCTGGGTCTTTCCCAGGCATGCTCACCAGTTGTCTTTGTTTTGGGGAGCCTGTCCTGCTCGCTCTGATCTGCATGGGCCCTGGCTTCCGGAGGCCTGAGAAAAGGAGGGTAAATATGTTAATTACACATTCTTTAGGAACAATGGcttacacacacaatgtacGCAACCCCCATCCTTACTTGCACCAGTGTCACAAGAGTGTAAAGacccaaaacaaaccaaacataAATCCATGTACAAATAGATACATAATTTGAacaaaaatgtataaattgATCTAATATTTCATAATGAAAGAGTACCTTATTTTGTGGTCCTCCTGCAGAAATTATGAAAAGATAGTTGGTAAAGAGGCAAAAATTAGATACAGCTGTTTAAaattgtgtaaacacacacatgaaaaggtGCATTAATGTGTAAACCTCATATAAACAATAATCCCTTCTCCATAACCCAGGTTGATTAAGAGGTCCTTGTATATATGGTTTTCATTAGGGTGTTTCACTGTTATAGTAAGGTTATGTTAAGTCAGAGCTATTTGTATTAGCCTACATTAGCTACAAATTTCATTAACGTAAGCCTCTCTCACCTGACTTCTTCCCATGAACATCAGAGTTTGGTGTTTTAGATGGACTGGCCTGTTGCTGGCATGTGGACTTTTTCACATTTTGTCTGTTAAAAAGTCATTAAATGGACATTTAACACAAAGAACAACAGAAAGATATTCATATAAAGAGGCATCAACAACATCAAGAATCTATTCTCTTCCAGTCAAAAACAAAACTTGACTTCCAATCAAATGTCATCTAATGGTTGTAGTAATTCTAACAGTACAACAACTGAGTTTTATTTATGACTTAAGTACCATGTGTGGGTAAGTCAACTGATTCTATTGGACATCTATTGAAGTGTGTAATGAAAAATACCAGTAACATACCCATTCTCTTTTCcatttttattgtcattatgACCAACAGAgttgtctctttttttgtcttttttggacagtgtcCTCTTGAAATTCTGGATGACAcctgttttctctttcttcacTTCTTCAGTATTCTATCATAGCAGagaaacaataaaaacacaacacatgctATTAACAAGCACTATCATACTGGTTTTTGGTATAACTATATGCCAACCCGTTGACATCGCTCTTTAATAGGTTATACAGAGCACAAAGCAGAGAGAATCACACCTGAGGTAAAGTCTTGGTGTTCCTCAGGACAAAGCGTCCCTCACAGTTGTTTTGAATCCAGCTGAGTTGCACAAGCAGTGGCTTCTCATTCAGCTCTAGCTGTCTTTCCTCTTCAAAACATAACAGGGATGAAGAGAAGGGTCATGGCTTTCTTATATTCCATAACTGGATTAAACACTGTCAATATGGATCCATATTTACATTACATATTAGTTACAAAGTAGTGGATCCACATACCTTTATTGATGTGGACCTCATACAAAGAGAAGGAGTCCACTTTAAGTTTCATGTCTGGCCGGAACTTCTCCAGCAGGGTCCCAGTGACCTCCTGGGAAGTGTCGGTGCAACTGACACGCAGGCACTTGGTGGCAACATTTCCTGCTACCTGGTCTTCCCAGTAAAATCTCATCACACCGTAGTACTTCAGGTCCTAATGAGACCACAATATATCATATTTGACTGGGTGTAATATGCCATTTCATTACTTTCAGTAACTTCTCATTGTGCAGCACGTCTGGTACATTTCATATAGTATTTGATGAATGAGAGTGGCTACTTAAATTTGTACAACTTGTGTGTATACAATAGTGACAATTATAGTAAAATGTGTTTAGAAAATGTCCTCACCTGATCTGGTTGGCTGATTTCAAACAGATCGAGTCTTTTGGAATTCCACTGGTTAATGATGTGGGTGAGTCTACCACGTTCCTGCTCCTTAAAAGCTGCATCAATAGACTCGCGATTTGTGCCAATGTCCATTATAGAAAGATAATTTCCATACACATGTTCCATTTTCCAAAAGATTGCCACAAAAATGAGATCTCAAAACATATGTATTCATTTGTTGTCTGTTAAAAGTATGTCTTGAGATCACTAGACCACAGTGGCACACAACCAACTCCCCTACTTGCCCTTTGGAGTgtcatttcaaataaatatCACTAATGGCAAACCCCCttaccccaaccctaacccaacGGCCACTCCACCAATGTCGTGATCACTATTCCGGGTTATTCCGGTTGAGTGCTCAGCGCATCAAGGCTTCAGTTTTGGTTCTAGGCAGCTCCATGCAGCTGCCTAGAACCAAAAAAGTTAAACATTGGAAAATCAAATATTTTCCAGTATGGTCCTCATGCATCTCGAAAAATACTGCAGTATATTAATAGGCTCTATACTGCAGTATATTAATAGGCTCTTTAGTGCAAAGCCTACAATAGGTTGCTCCAGTAGGTTACTCCACTGTatatgtaagtataagtatatatactcttttgatcccgtgagggaaatttggtctctgcatttatcccaatccgtgaattagatTCTGTCGATACTTTCAGACTAAATAAAGTACATTTTTA
Above is a genomic segment from Alosa alosa isolate M-15738 ecotype Scorff River chromosome 19, AALO_Geno_1.1, whole genome shotgun sequence containing:
- the LOC125283967 gene encoding afadin, which produces MEHVYGNYLSIMDIGTNRESIDAAFKEQERGRLTHIINQWNSKRLDLFEISQPDQDLKYYGVMRFYWEDQVAGNVATKCLRVSCTDTSQEVTGTLLEKFRPDMKLKVDSFSLYEVHINKEERQLELNEKPLLVQLSWIQNNCEGRFVLRNTKTLPQNTEEVKKEKTGVIQNFKRTLSKKDKKRDNSVGHNDNKNGKENGQNVKKSTCQQQASPSKTPNSDVHGKKSGGPQNKASGSQGPCRSERAGQAPQNKDNCPSTQTLPVSIKLADNHEEAFLVAIVSYTSSTVHFPLSPAYAFYLVTRSLIGGTHDSMHHIATITNKMVAMIDTVIEKHRTIAVSLAFWMANASELLNFLRQDRDLNPLTRPTQKTLAQLVHHSFRYLSQRLQKDLEKHMPSFLTDAKDQTTKSSAIEGVLNCLVRAMSLLRRCRVNAAFSIQLFSQLLHFISGWLVNWLLGSGPTLRGHHRRSPLWLDTMRQRLALVSAWAERQGLELAADCHLSLVMQAITLLSMNAQTMQDTKRVHEACFKLNSLQIRTLTANMPTIPRGMIDNLVSMAEITTDNVLKREGWEIRLEVDVDLHLPFLLPEDGYTCDSMQGIPHGFRDFLEPICHKGLCSLMFQPLSSGTWTVFFSRTDSVSSDTSNLCHETNSTDLMKPDVMMIALKKPLHRGLGLSIVAAKGSGQNKLGIFIKSIVRGGAAHVDGRLTTGDQLLSVNGQSLVGLSQEKAADILLHSSSVVNLEVVKSAAVFYGLDDMLIEPPTVTTRAETTEQISPCKKLMGMRGDPKATVLLRNRWEYRSNPNLAYPHNDSCEMSVDPVTPANKITSVSTGNLLEEPGLPPCPSEPVWGHQRDYLTLPTPRSHSTGQQKPEQTLSTVPSDRPTGVNTMRYARSQENLCEERRSPSVLDRSQIWKSQYDLAKQQTTSQSIAIPVQSNFSTLTRFSHQDQWRASKTGILMKTSQPTRIDVPASPSHGLSFVTFRPPAASPAGNQSHSGSHALIRAPPHAALLQDRQGQHHPGLVPSCSTLPRPRLSSLSAQQQRLSVRPQTSTLRPASTPPAPKESPSQALTSSHCLSSTPASRHAQQPTGLTAESPAGSGLWLDPWRREERERLQKQYRHQAVDQLEQEVQQLQGKVQRTLEESERLRRLSLEWQFQKRLQEFQQSESDEDGDVDIREHERRQEEGRTVVETQPMEHSINQLQSKGHEDKAEVKSQLKGEIKGTTGSIVESGSNYNAMNGNHQGGDFDQVKAPEKLSFKERQKLFALAVSS